A part of Papaver somniferum cultivar HN1 unplaced genomic scaffold, ASM357369v1 unplaced-scaffold_118, whole genome shotgun sequence genomic DNA contains:
- the LOC113330586 gene encoding phosphoglycerate mutase-like protein 1 isoform X2 gives MMMSSFCGSSHGIISSNRTQFLLFPLIKPPELKRSTPIRKSHSPSSYSAFHTPLLCFSSPSSSSNNTDMDSSATTTLFPLHRTKTLHLVRHAQGFHNVEGEKNHDAYLSEELFDAQLTPLGWQQVDNLHKHITECGIDKKVELVIVSPLLRTMQTAVGAFGGGDYADGMDVTPLMVANGGNSNRSAVSSLNTPPFVAVELCREHLGVHPCDRRRGVGEYRTIFPAIDFSLIENEEDVLWKADVREADESLAARGMKFMNWLWTRKEKEIAVVTHSGFLFHTLSAFGKDCHPTVQQEICKHFANCELRSVVIIDRGPPKYPRTGQTRIDYLFDSTYKRHE, from the exons ATGATGATGAGCAGTTTTTGTGGAAGTAGTCATGGTATTATTTCTAGTAACCGTACACAATTCCTCCTCTTCCCTCTAATAAAACCACCAGAATTAAAGAGGAGCACTCCAATACGAAAATCACATTCTCCATCGTCTTACTCCGCATTTCATACGCCTCTTCTCTGcttctcttctccatcttcatcttctAATAATACAG ATATGGACAGCTCGGCAACTACAACTCTATTCCCATTGCACCGTACCAAGACTTTGCATCTg GTGAGACATGCACAAGGGTTTCACAATGTAGAAGGAGAGAAGAATCATGATGCATACTTATCTGAAGAACTATTTGATGCTCAACTTACCCCTCTGGGATGGCAGCAG GTGGATAACTTGCATAAGCATATTACTGAATGTGGTATTGATAAGAAGGTTGAATTAGTCATCGTATCTCCGTTACTAAG GACAATGCAAACAGCAGTTGGAGCATTTGGTGGTGGAGATTATGCAGATGGGATGGATGTCACACCACTAATGGTGGCAAATGGAGGGAATAGTAACCGTTCGGCAGTATCAAGCTTAAATACTCCTCCATTCGTAGCAGTGGAGCTTTGTCGAGAACATTTG GGTGTTCACCCATGTGATAGGAGGAGAGGTGTTGGTGAATATCGGACCATTTTTCCTGCAATCGATTTCTCACTG ATAGAAAACGAAGAGGACGTTTTGTGGAAAGCTGATGTGAGAGAGGCAGATGAGTCCCTTGCTGCAAGgggaatgaaatttatgaattG GTTGTGGACACGTAAAGAGAAAGAGATTGCAGTCGTCACCCATAGTGGTTTCTTGTTTCATACCCTCAGTGCATTTGGAAAGGACTGTCACCCGACGGTGCAGCAAGAAATCTGCAAACA TTTTGCGAATTGCGAGCTTCGTTCAGTTGTTATCATCGATAGAGG GCCACCAAAGTACCCAAGAACTGGTCAAACCAGAATTGATTATCTGTTTGATTCCACCTACAAGAGACATGAATAA
- the LOC113330586 gene encoding phosphoglycerate mutase-like protein 1 isoform X1: MMMSSFCGSSHGIISSNRTQFLLFPLIKPPELKRSTPIRKSHSPSSYSAFHTPLLCFSSPSSSSNNTDMDSSATTTLFPLHRTKTLHLVRHAQGFHNVEGEKNHDAYLSEELFDAQLTPLGWQQVDNLHKHITECGIDKKVELVIVSPLLRTMQTAVGAFGGGDYADGMDVTPLMVANGGNSNRSAVSSLNTPPFVAVELCREHLGVHPCDRRRGVGEYRTIFPAIDFSLIENEEDVLWKADVREADESLAARGMKFMNWLWTRKEKEIAVVTHSGFLFHTLSAFGKDCHPTVQQEICKHFANCELRSVVIIDRGMMGSDSSTTNYPGKIPTGLDLPSDAGAPNSSA; this comes from the exons ATGATGATGAGCAGTTTTTGTGGAAGTAGTCATGGTATTATTTCTAGTAACCGTACACAATTCCTCCTCTTCCCTCTAATAAAACCACCAGAATTAAAGAGGAGCACTCCAATACGAAAATCACATTCTCCATCGTCTTACTCCGCATTTCATACGCCTCTTCTCTGcttctcttctccatcttcatcttctAATAATACAG ATATGGACAGCTCGGCAACTACAACTCTATTCCCATTGCACCGTACCAAGACTTTGCATCTg GTGAGACATGCACAAGGGTTTCACAATGTAGAAGGAGAGAAGAATCATGATGCATACTTATCTGAAGAACTATTTGATGCTCAACTTACCCCTCTGGGATGGCAGCAG GTGGATAACTTGCATAAGCATATTACTGAATGTGGTATTGATAAGAAGGTTGAATTAGTCATCGTATCTCCGTTACTAAG GACAATGCAAACAGCAGTTGGAGCATTTGGTGGTGGAGATTATGCAGATGGGATGGATGTCACACCACTAATGGTGGCAAATGGAGGGAATAGTAACCGTTCGGCAGTATCAAGCTTAAATACTCCTCCATTCGTAGCAGTGGAGCTTTGTCGAGAACATTTG GGTGTTCACCCATGTGATAGGAGGAGAGGTGTTGGTGAATATCGGACCATTTTTCCTGCAATCGATTTCTCACTG ATAGAAAACGAAGAGGACGTTTTGTGGAAAGCTGATGTGAGAGAGGCAGATGAGTCCCTTGCTGCAAGgggaatgaaatttatgaattG GTTGTGGACACGTAAAGAGAAAGAGATTGCAGTCGTCACCCATAGTGGTTTCTTGTTTCATACCCTCAGTGCATTTGGAAAGGACTGTCACCCGACGGTGCAGCAAGAAATCTGCAAACA TTTTGCGAATTGCGAGCTTCGTTCAGTTGTTATCATCGATAGAGG TATGATGGGTTCGGACTCCTCAACAACCAACTATCCTGGAAAAATACCTACTGGGCTTGATCTTCCTAGTGATGCTGGGGCACCAAATTCCTCGGCCtag